One window from the genome of Salvia miltiorrhiza cultivar Shanhuang (shh) chromosome 7, IMPLAD_Smil_shh, whole genome shotgun sequence encodes:
- the LOC130993530 gene encoding uncharacterized protein LOC130993530, with amino-acid sequence MEFVRYIYVRYNGVVDGIHYVGGATEVLPLLNETVASLIYSINNVLTTHSLSPNYQLYYLATNRFGRETKCVISDDDDVQGLLETAEYPMVYVEHNNDPVEEVYIPTFDFGQASGYGDDEAQSSQYETSYHARESAPPTQYFSWDGQPLDESAWNLNEMCGRFNQVRTDDDSDEEAVQPEDEAEEPDDDSDEEDEEYDPTNESGTDSAASEDLLDDDLIEFTATERAGWIRQSRTRHGNPTDSTGDLSNWIVPLIPVDATTSLVARESELSRVADLGKNSFYNSKEELVLAVGFWNMKQGAEAKVVRSDQGRLYYKCKHSDKCKFDVRASCHGGGMWGVHKFKEHSCEGELGILKRIKAHSNVVAAYVEKRIRDDGEVIKPKSIMSELLREFGVRIKYDVALRARNLSLEKIYGRIDDSFLLLPKYLYALSQANPGTVMDLEVDENHRFKHLFLALAASITPFFFSLRPVIVVDGTHLKGKNNGILFVAVTKDANEQVFPLAFGVGPIENDESWKWFLSNVRQTFGQPDNLLVVSDAHVSIANAVKSELPNATHGLCYYHLQNKIKGYGQAVVELFRQAAYAYTDSEFSRAMSAMAQLKPAAYGKLMRVGPEKWARSQSPVTRYSFLTSNAAEALNARLLWARRLPICSMLEAIRMVLEQWFNDRLASAEESDDLLTPEAKQKISAEISKSRRYTAKRTSERKYRVRAGDRRFMVDLQAKSCECNEFDLDGMPCSHAIAAITEAKEPVEDYVEAYYLRSSLVQTYSGPVNHLPPLEHWEIPFEVATDIVLPNLSRRQAGRPRESRIPSAGERPTQRTTTADASSSLGKRAPKTCGLCGSPGHTRRACKGTGWEQ; translated from the exons atggaattcgtgagatacatatatgtgagatacaacggagtcGTCGATGGTATACACTATGTTGGCGGGGCTACGGAGGTCCTTCCCCTCTTAAATGAAACAGTTGCGAGCCTGATATACAGCATCAACAATGTGCTGACAACGCATTCGTTGAGCCCGAActatcaattgtattatttggcgaccaatcgatttggaagggagacgaaatgcgtaataagtgacgacgatgatgtgcaaggcttgttggaaactgccgaatatcccatggtgtacgttgagcacaacAACGACCCGGTCGAAGAAGTgtacatccctacttttgattttggccaggcttcgggatacggagatgatgaagcacaatctagtcagtatgagacgtcgtatcatgctcgcgagagcgcgcctccaacacagtacttttcatgggatgggcaaccgttggacgaatccgcatggaatctgaatgaaatgtgcgggagattcaaccaggtgcggacggatgacgattctgatgaagaagccgtacaacctgaagacgaagccgaagaacctgatgacgattctgatgaagaagacgaagaatacgatccaacgaacgagtcgggcacagattctgccgcctctgaggatttattagacgatgatctgatagagttcacggcgaccgagcgagcaggttggatccgacaaagtagaacccgtcacggaaatccgacggactcgaccggtgatctatctaattggatagttccgttgattccagtggacgccacgacttcgctcgttgctcgcgagagtgagctgtccagagttgctgatttggggaagaactctttttacaaCAGTAAAGAAGAATTGGTCCTTGCTGTTGGCTTCTGGAATATGAAGCAAGGGGCTGAGGCAAAAGTTGTACGCTCAGATCAGGGACGCCTCTATTACAAGTGCAAGCACTCTGATAAGTGCAAGTTCGATGTGCGTGCATCTTGTCACGGCGGAGGGATGTGGGGAGTGCATAAGTTTAAAGAGCACTCTTGCGAAGGGGAGTTGGGCATTTTGAAACGAATAAAGGCACATTCGAATGTGGTTGCAGCTTATGTGGAAAAAAGAATACGCGATGACggagaggtcattaagccgaaatctattatgtcggagttgttacgtgaatttggcgtcagaatcaaatatgatgtcgcgctgcgtgcaagaaatctcaGCTTAGAGAAGATATACGGTCGAATTGATGATTCGTTCCTTCTTCTGCCCAAATATTTGTATGCCCTAAGTCAAGCGAATCCAGGCACCGTGATGGATTTGGAAGTAGACGAAAACCACCGGTTCAAGCATCTGTTTCTTGCTCTTGCGGCTTCCATCACACCTTTCTTCTTTTCGCTTCGGCCAGTGATTGTGGTCgacggcacacacttgaaggggaagaacaatggcattttgttcgtcgccgtgacaaaagacgcaaacgagcaagtttttccgttggcatttggtgtcgggccgatcgagaatgatgagtcatGGAAGTGGTTCCTCTCAAATGTGAGACAAACTTTTGGTCAGCCCGACAACTTACTAGTTGTCTctgatgcgcatgtctccattgctaatgctgtgaagagcgagttaccaaatgctactcacggtCTTTGCTACTACCACTTGCAGAACAAAATTAAGGGCTACGGGCAAGCTGTTGTGGAGCTTTTCCGCCAGGCTGCATACGCCTACACGGACTCAGAATTTTCACGTGCAATGTCGGCTATGGCTCAATTGAAGCCGGCGGCGTACGGGAAGTTGATGCGCGTAGGCCCTgagaagtgggcacgatcacaaAGTCCGGTGACCCGTTATAGTTTTCTTACATCTAATGCTGCCGAGGCTTTGAATGCCCGTTTGTTGTGGGCCAGACGCCTTCCTATATGCTCCATGCTGGAGGCAATCAGGATGGTTCTGGAGCAGTGGTTCAATGACAGACTTGCGTCTGCGGAAGAGAGCGATGACCTTCTTACTCCAGAGGCAAAACAGAAGATAAGTGCGGAGATCTCAAAGAGTCGTCGCTACACTGCGAAGAGGACCTCCGAGAGAAAATACAGGGTTCGTGCTGGTGATCGTCGCTTCATGGTTGACCTTCAAGCGAAGAGCTGTGAATGCAATGAATTCGACCTGGACGGCATgccgtgttctcatgcgatcgcagccattac TGAGGCGAAAGAGCCAGTGGAAGATTACGTGGAAGCTTACTACCTGCGGAGTTCACTGGTTCAAACATACTCCGGTCCAGTAAATCACTTGCCTCCCTTAGAGCACTGGGAAATTCCGTTTGAAGTTGCAACTGATATTGTTTTGCCAAACCTTTCTCGGCGACAAGCTGGTcgaccaagagaatctagaattcCTTCAGCTGGTGAGAGGCCGACTCAAAGGACTACTACAGCGGATGCATCAAGTAGTCTGGGAAAACGAGCACCCAAAACCTGTGGTCTATGTGGCTCGCCTGGCCACACACGTAGAGCATGCAAGGGTACGGGCTGGGAGCAGTAG
- the LOC130993981 gene encoding uncharacterized protein LOC130993981 has translation MASSSNQVPYSRPEQINRVAVEISTYNNISYLSTVVSRLNEIGGFALENTFRHGCFGMMLDWQPGQKCNAALHHIVSRHLKITRDDEDDEICFYINGRNVEFTPRDFALVTGLSFGDDPFDPEAEHDLSRAHTFRQFCRSQPVSVRELADIYFDTVNPVVDTDGGLYLRVAHLLVLHAFVLGVDVRRPVQSWTWKLVDDLPTFSRFPWGSCVYRSLNYRLKHSTIKKDCKKYHFYGPSWALFIWGLEKIPYLGPAIAICNAGVYPRFRRWTFVKTKLDGLQSYFESPENGIWEMVPDEYEAKTSYWLSVAGVNAGIGVRVPEPVVFGHRQPRQRYTGGDHNEDAPEHQPRRRSMRQDTGKRPRGQIVDTSSSSSHHDQSIGGDHPVDSGRRSHSHRAPRPRHEDAPAPSQWSEEDWQRMQHMMRESEERVARTVEDSLFRRIKRYFEDKFDAMRCRCSHSTDVHVPRPAPRSHSDRRREPQPEPDSDPAQPTSSEAPSHHQSPAHESPAREVGQTTGDAMHTPQWQHDPFGGPTSFGHVQTPHMGVHHMPTFEASSSYGGPRYSWAEPGTSSAYPFEPARSSAPILTQDEMHEYWKQFRGGVSEAVSEAVAAVPLSICAPEAPRRSRRERNPSAALRSPYVHSAVPRPVDSQYVDGFDRMMKAGNRGNYRTMSVAESEHPLPFSFWTTMQNTRRDLSSNAVDCYMMTMRSRLMRGDDLIDGVDARTTIVLDTELFVSI, from the exons atggcttcttcttcaaaccaa GTCCCTTATTCGAGGCCCGAGCAAATCAATCGTGTGGCAGTTGAGATCAGTACGTACAACAATATTAGTTACCTATCGACAGTAGTCTCGAGACTAAACGAAATTGGCGGTTTTGCACTGGAGAATACGTTCAGGCATGGGTGCTTTGGGATGATGTTGGATTGGCAGCCGGGCCAGAAGTGCAATGCTGCATTGCACCATATTGTCTCTCGTCATCTTAAGATCACGAGAGAcgatgaggatgatgagatcTGCTTCTACATCAACGGGAGGAACGTTGAGTTTACTCCGAGAGATTTCGCTCTCGTGACAGGATTGTCCTTTGGGGATGATCCTTTTGACCCCGAGGCTGAGCACGATCTGAGTCGGGCTCATACATTTAGACAATTTTGCCGCTCTCAACCGGTGTCAGTGCGGGAGCTGGCGGATATATATTTCGACACCGTCAATCCAGTGGTTGACACCGACGGCGGGTTGTACCTCCGTGTGGCCCACTtgttggtgctacacgcatttGTATTAGGAGTGGACGTGCGCCGACCCGTGCAGTCCTGGACTTGGAAGCTGGTGGATGATTTGCCGACCTTTTCCAGATTTCCTTGGGGATCGTGCGTGTATAGAAGCTTGAACTACAGGTTGAAGCACAGCACAATCAAAAAGGATTGTAaaaagtatcacttctacggtccttcttGGGCCCTATTCATTTGGGGTCTTGAGAAAATTCCCTATTTGGGCCCAGCCATAGCCATATGCAATGCGGGGGTTTACCCTAGATTTCGGAGGTGGACGTTCGTGAAGACCAAGTTGGATGGGTTACAGAGTTATTTTGAGTCTCCG GAGAACGGGATATGGGAGATGGTCCCCGATGAGTACGAGGCCAAGACATCTTACTGGCTATCGGTGGCAGGCGTCAATGCCGGGATAGGGGTTCGAGTACCAGAGCCGGTAGTCTTTGGTCATAGGCAGCCTCGGCAGCGCTACACTGGTGGGGACCACAACGAGGATGCTCCTGAGCATCAACCTCGGCGTCGCAGTATGAGACAGGATACTGGCAAGCGCCCGAGGGGACAAATAGTGGACACCTCATCGAGCAGCAGCCATCACGATCAGAGCATTGGGGGCGATCACCCCGTTGATTCTGGTCGAAGGTCTCACAGTCACAGAGCCCCGAGGCCTAGGCACGAGGATGCTCCTGCACCTTCACAGTGGAGCGAGGAGGATTGGCAGCGCATGCAGCACATGATGCGCGAGAGTGAGGAACGGGTAGCGAGGACCGTGGAGGACAGCCTGTTCAGGAGGATTAAGAGATATTTCGAGGACAAGTTCGATGCTATGCGTTGCCGATGCTCGCATAGCACTGATGTTCACGTGCCCAGACCTGCTCCACGATCTCACTCTGACAGGAGACGCGAGCCCCAGCCCGAGCCCGACTCCGATCCGGCGCAGCCTACATCCTCAGAGGCCCCATCGCATCACCAATCCCCTGCACATGAGTCTCCTGCACGAGAGGTGGGACAGACTACTGGTGATGCCATGCACACCCCGCAGTGGCAGCATGATCCGTTTGGTGGCCCGACTAGTTTTGGTCATGTGCAGACTCCGCACATGGGTGTCCACCACATGCCCACATTCGAGGCGTCCAGTTCTTATGGTGGGCCACGCTACTCGTGGGCTGAGCCGGGCACGAGTTCAGCATACCCTTTTGAGCCGGCCCGTTCTTCGGCTCCGATCCTGACTCAAGATGAGATGCACGAGTATTGGAAGCAGTTTAGAGGG GGAGTTTCTGAGGCAGTTTCTGAGGCAGTAGCTGCTGTTCCCCTCAGTATTTGTGCACCGGAGGCTCCACGCAGAAGTCGCCGAGAACGGAACCCGTCGGCTGCACTTCGATCACCATACGTGCACAGCGCCGTGCCGAGACCCGTCGACTCACAGTATGTTGACGGGTTTGACCGTATGATGAAAGCTGGCAACCGTGGCAACTACCGGACGATGTCGGTGGCAGAGAGCGAACACCCTCTCCCGTTTAGCTTTTGGACCACTATGCAAAACACGAGAAGAGACCTCTCGTCCAAT GCTGTTGATTGCTACATGATGACGATGAGATCGAGGTTGATGAGGGGTGATGACTTGATAGACGGTGTTGATGCGAGGACCACCATCGTATTGGATACAGAGTTATTCGtaagcatttaa
- the LOC130993529 gene encoding uncharacterized protein LOC130993529 gives MYMVHGQGVSSTHGDWMNATTLILPIHVCGRYITCRVDLLSGVCDIFDSQLFKTMPQPRFDVIAALYPLQCLLGKMLEVSQWFARTTIVDNPLENLQWRRLKIQYADENEQFQQPDQCSSGVFACMYVERLISGSPSLAWGNGHAADYRRKIGSSIYEFCIPASK, from the exons ATGTATATGGTGCATGGGCAGGGGGTATCTTCGACTCATGGCGATTGGATGAATGCCACAACG CTCATTTTGCCTATACATGTGTGTGGACGTTACATTACATGCCGAGTGGatttgctgagtggagtttgcGACATCTTCGATTCGCAGTTGTTCAAGACCATGCCGCAGCCGCGCTTCGATGTGATCGCCGCCCTATATCCGCTGCAGTGCCTGTTGGGTAAGATGCTTGAAGTGTCCCAGTGGTTCGCAAGGACCACGATTGTCGACAACCCGTTGGAAAACCTCCAATGGCGAAGGTTGAAAATCCAATATGCCGACGAGAAtgagcagttccagcagccagATCAATGCAGCTCCGGTGTTTTTGCGTGCATGTATGTGGAGCGTCTGATATCAGGCTCGCCGAGCCTTGCGTGGGGCAATGGGCACGCCGCCGACTATAGGCGCAAGATAGGCAGTAGCATCTACGAGTTTTGCATCCCCGCATCGAAATAG